The genome window TAGGCAAGTTTGAGAAAAAGGGCAAATCCCGCGATGCACAGTATTTCGAGAATGAAAACGCCGCGATCACTTCGGCAGTCGGCCACCTCGTCGAGCTGAAGATGCCAACTGGCCCCAACGGTAAAAACCTGCCCTGGAACTTCAAAGTGCTGCCAGCGATCCCGAAGAAATTCGAACTCCAGCCCATCGAACAGACACATAATCGCCTCAAGCACGTCCTTAGCTTGGCGAAAAAGAAGGAATTCGACGTCATCATCAACGCATGTGACGCCGGCCGTGAAGGTGAGCTCATCTTCCAATACATCATGGACATCGGTAAGATCCAAAAGCCCGTCAAGCGCCTATGGATGCAATCGATGACGACTGGGGCAATTCTCGAAGCATGGGATAACCTACGCGACGGCGCAGAGATGGCCAACCTCGCAGACGCCGCGAAGTGCCGCTCTGAGTCCGACTGGCTCGTCGGCCTCAACTCCACTCGCGCCCTCACCTGCTTCCGCTCACGTCACGGTGGATTCAACATCACAGCGGCAGGCCGTGTGCAAACCCCGACACTCGCCATCCTCGCCAAACGCGAGCGCGAGATCAAAGCCTTCGTCTCCGAAGACTACTGGGAAATCCACGCCGAGTTCGCCGTTGCCAAGGGCGAATACCCCGGCAAATGGATCGACACCACTTTCAAGAAGAACAAGGAGCAGCCGCATGGCCGTGCCGAACGCGTCTGGGACAAAGCCACTGCGCAGACCATCCACGACCGCTGCCAAGGCAAGACCGGCACCGTCACCGAGGAAACTAAGCCGAGCAAACAAATCGCGCCACAGCTCTACGATTTGACCACGCTCCAGCGTGAAGCCCCCTTCACGGCCAAGAACACACTCGGGCTCGCCCAAGCACTTTACGAGCGTCACAAGATGCTCACTTACCCGAGAACGGACTCTCGCTACCTGCCCGAAGACTACATGAGCAAGGTTTACGAGACCCTCCGCGACCTCGCTAGCTCCGGCCACGCCACCGCAAAATGGGCAGCCGATGCGATTGAGAACGACCGCGTGCAATTCACCAAGCGCGTGTTCAACAACGCCAAAGTCTCTGATCACTTTGCGATCATCCCAACTGGCCGTGTTGTTAAGCTCAACGAGCAGGAATCCAAGCTTTACGACATGGTCGTCAAACGCTTCGTCGCCGTGTTCTTCCCACACGCCGAATTCGAAGTCACCAAGCGCCTCACCACCATCAACCATGGTGCCGAAGCCGACACGTTCCTGACCAATGGTAAAACGCTGGTCAAACCTGGCTACCTCGCTGTGTATGGCCGCGTCCCCGGCGTTGCTGCCGAGAAGGACGAGCTCGTCGGTGTCGCTCAAGGCGAAAACGCCCGCACGGAGACGATCGAAGTGCTCGACAAAGAAACCAAGCCACCGGCCCGCTACACGGAGTCGACTCTGTTGGCTGCGATGGAAGGCGCCGGTAAAACAATCGACGACGACGAATTACGCGAAGCCATGTCCGAGCGCGGACTCGGC of Lentimonas sp. CC4 contains these proteins:
- the topB gene encoding DNA topoisomerase III; translation: MKYLIIAEKPSVATDLSKALAKHLGKFEKKGKSRDAQYFENENAAITSAVGHLVELKMPTGPNGKNLPWNFKVLPAIPKKFELQPIEQTHNRLKHVLSLAKKKEFDVIINACDAGREGELIFQYIMDIGKIQKPVKRLWMQSMTTGAILEAWDNLRDGAEMANLADAAKCRSESDWLVGLNSTRALTCFRSRHGGFNITAAGRVQTPTLAILAKREREIKAFVSEDYWEIHAEFAVAKGEYPGKWIDTTFKKNKEQPHGRAERVWDKATAQTIHDRCQGKTGTVTEETKPSKQIAPQLYDLTTLQREAPFTAKNTLGLAQALYERHKMLTYPRTDSRYLPEDYMSKVYETLRDLASSGHATAKWAADAIENDRVQFTKRVFNNAKVSDHFAIIPTGRVVKLNEQESKLYDMVVKRFVAVFFPHAEFEVTKRLTTINHGAEADTFLTNGKTLVKPGYLAVYGRVPGVAAEKDELVGVAQGENARTETIEVLDKETKPPARYTESTLLAAMEGAGKTIDDDELREAMSERGLGTPATRAATIEGLLRQKYIAREGRDLNVSGKGLRLIELCEEMEIKALSSASMTGDWEAKLNKMERGEFQRAEFMQEIATFTEDVVGKARARMEMLVNRTFPDLECACPACGAPRLKQTDATYECREEECDFRISKHIAGRKLTEEEAIQLFTTKALPEMEGFVSRFNKPFSAALELVQNVTKTGKIGKWKTNFVFDDDLDSADELTDDQLIKTLTLQNGLEAKFYGTEKAYHVPEFKPKDSPDGFRLGKVILQKELDPEAVEKLFTEGKTPLLDGFISKRTKRPFKAHLTLDFEKGKIGFEFAPRPAKKAAKKAAKKTAKAAE